The genomic interval CTGTCAACTAAAGCAACTGCAGCGCAgttccatttgtttttatagcCCAGCACCACGtacttgttgttgtcgctCAGGGTTGTCAAGTGCGCTGAAGATATCGATATTTTTGACCAGTGCTCGATATTTCAGAGTTGCAAGTGTAcgctaaaaatattaatattaagtaaAATCCCAACCTGTAATAATAGATTATTTCCTATaatcataatttaatttatgaatttaaacaataatattttagaaaacATTATCAGCGTTTCGAAATTCCACCTTTTTCAGGGAAACTGATTTAGAAATGTTCACTTTCTTCCCAGCACTTTACTCCGTcaagttaatatttattatattaataatactTTGTAGTCCCATCGCTCACCAGaaactttaataaaattatctgttattatttatttgttttattgtttaacatcatgaaattattggcATCGTTATcttataaactaaaaaatgcGCTATtgccaattaaatattaatggcCTTTTTCTTCATATTATCAAATCATAAACCTCTTCCAGTGTTTTCTTTCGAACAAATGTCAAAATGGCTTACTTCAATCATATAATAAACGTATATATCATCAAATTATTAACCTCCTGCGgatcttttaaataaatccTTAAACTGCTATCTTTGCGTGGCTCCTGCCAAATAAACATTGTCAACTATTATTATTCTAGGGtagaaaaatatcaaattatcTGAATCTCAGAAACAAACTTCAACATATCTTGCCATCTAGTCACAATCAATCAAATCTGCTAACCACCAGTGGTCCCCTGCAAGTAAATGTCCATGAATGGCTGGTCCAGAACGGTCGGGCGCCTCTTTGGAATCGGCTGAATGTGAGGCAGTCGAGTGCCATTCACGGCGTTCAGACTGAGATTGGAATTGGGGTCGTAGTCATCACTATCCGGCGTAGTCAAGGCCAAACTTTTCCTCTGCGTTGGTTTCGCCGTATTATTGGTCCTCGCCAGCTGGCGTTTCCTGATCGCTGCAGCGCTAGTAGTGGGCACGTTGTCCGATTCGTGACTTGAGTTTCCACTGGAGCCCATTACTCCATCGGCTGTCACAACGCCTTGACTGTACGATGCACCGAAATCGGAGCTTTGGCTGGAGTTCTGGGATTCCTGTGCAGCGGTGCCCGCTGTGGCACTTGTAATGGCACTTTGTTGCGAAAACTGACTGCCGCTTACGTCCGTAACGCTGGCGGCATTCTCCCTGGCCATCTTATGCTGTTTGGCATTGTCGTTCTTCTTCCGGTATAGTCGCACCAGGTGCGTGTAACACTTGCAGCAGATGAGTTGGCCCACCCGAATTTCGCTGTTCAGCCGCCAGGCGAAGTGCACCAAATACTTGTTGTTCAGTTCGCGGAATGGCTTCCGCAGCGTATGGTTGCCGATGGCGCAGAATCTCCGCTCTACGCGCGAGTCCTCGTCTTCGGAGCTCATCTGGAATGGATATGCACCCAGTTTTGCACTTCTTAGCCTTAAAATCAATGGTTACATTGACATTTCTACTGCCGAACGATCGAAAACGAAACTAGAAGCCAATTGTCCCGCCACCTCAAGAACGCAAAGTGTGACCAAATCTCGATTGCtgaaatataccaaaaataccataaaaaatatataataataaatatccaataaatattttactgtataattaaactttataattaaaaacataatattGTTAAAAAAGAAGTGGGAAAGCTCAAATACCATAGAACAGaacacaataaataatatatagtttttataaaagtGTGCCAAAGGTCTAGCGAccacaaaatatttgttattacatatttaaaacgTTTATTTAAGGTCAAAATTTGGTTGTCATGTCTATGATATATAAAGGTAACATTTTAATAGATTTAGATGCGCATCACAAATATTGAGCTAATTTCAAATCGGACTCAAAATATACCAATTATTATTTCGGTAtaaaaaaaccgaaaactgcAGAATCAGCTGCTCGCCGCACAGCACTCAGCGTGCTGTTAAACGCAAAATGTTAGCCCATTAAACCCAGGTTATTTTTTGTCATTCATTGTTCATACGTTCGTCTCATctgattttctttttataaaaatacaattaaaatttcaaacgAATACACataatgtttataaatataatgtaGTGCaacacatatatgtataatatagCTTAATACCAAGTGCAATCCCCCGAAAGATAACTTCAAATGGCAATCTAATTTACGTAAAGAGAACagacaaaaaaagaaacggCGCGTGTGAAATTTTTTCAAGCAAAGCAAAGGAGAGAAGttggagcaacaaaaaaaagaggagagaaaaaatacagcaacaacacacaaagtaggccaacaacaacagcaagaaaAAAGCAAGCAAGCGAAAGAAGCAAAAACCTTGTAATTGTgtcaataaatgttttaaatattatttcctTTGGGAAAGGCAcagtgtctgtgtgtgcgcttcgtagtgtgagtgtgcgagaCAAGtgaaattttctttgtttccCTGCGGGggaggaaaataaaaaaagagtCAAGAAATAAAGTTGCCttgaaacaacaaaaaacgctgccccaaaaaaaagtgTATGCATGTGTGAGTGTCTGACTCGTTGTCTGCTGGTGTTGGTGAGTGTCTggccgtgtgtgtgtgtggcaatgAACGTTGAGcaacaataattttatttatttggaattttgctGCGCTGTTTGCTTGCTTTTATCTTTATAAATACGCACACCTACAGCGCGTTAAATGAGTTATGATAATAAAAGTCCCAAGTGCTCTTTTagcaatgaaaatgtttagccaaaaaatgaaaagcaacaaaaacggCGGCTTTAAGGCTGCTGGACAGGTTTCCCACggctaaaaaaaatgtaaaatacaaaaaggaGCAACACGACGGCGACgaaagaagaagcagcagcaatgcGTGAAACGCGAAAGCAAAGTGAAATtcaagacaacaacaacaaacacgaAAGCATAGCGGCTAACAGAAACCGTTATTCAACAATTTCTTGAATaaaacgacaacaacaacaacataatAAAGCATACAAGTGAAAGAAGGCACAAAATACTGGtttacacaaaataaaaaaagataaagcaaaagaaagaaagcaaAGAGAGAAAAAGTTGCTGCACGAGAAATTTTGTTCGTGTATCGTCTCCCCATTTCTATCTCtgcatatgtgtatgtgtgtgtttctgtgtgttgGTGAAGTAAAGTGAAAAGCAATGCTGCAAGGAATTACAACAACTACAGCCCAgtttacaataaatatattacagTAAACGGTACTTAGGACCACAGCAAAGAGGAGcaacaaagaaacaaaatatttggacACAATCTCAAGGTAAGTGaagaaaatttgcatatttcgaTGCTTTTCTTCAAAGTGCGTGCTTTAATTAAAGCCTAACCATCAAATAAAAGCGTTTGCATGAGAGGTAGACAAAAAGAATAGGGATGGAAGGCATGTTGTctcgctctttttttttttggagcaTGCGAAATGTCTACAGGTGGCTTATTTACAGTTACTTTCTTGATAACAGCTGCTCGGTCTTCTCGTCTTTCtttgtttctttctttcattCCTTAATTCTTCTTTCGCGAAGCTCTTCTTTAAAGCTTCTCACGCTCGTCGAAAATTTCGGCGTTTTTGTGCCTTATCGCCATCTAATTAACGGTAAATGCCGATGCTCAATGAACACGattatttcttttcattttcattcacCCGAAGATAAATCACAATaaactacatatgtatgtatatgctaTTTATGACTTTTAAGGTTTTTATTAAACTGCAGCACAATGGCCTTTCATggattaaaaaaataaacagaatgTTTATAAGAACATAAACAATTAGTTTCTAGAGATATTACCATTTTAAGAAAGTCTTGTAGAGTCTCTATTTCGAAAGGGTGAAATACTTTTGGAGATTCATACTTCAAAGTAAACTGCTACTTGAATTATGTATGTTCATGACTAACTGCTTGTCATAGGTGGTGCACGTTATACGTTTTACCATTGAGATGTTTAATGACCTTAACATTCTACCGAGTGATATTTTAGCAACTCGGTTGCATCGTGCATTCCCAATGCCTATGTTTGCATAGCTTGATCAAATACTTCGCATAGCCTGACTTTGGTGCACTTACTGACCGCTCCAAGTCACGTTTCTCTGTTCGAGTTTGTTATCAGCCTGTAAACCGATACGTTACGATGGTATGTGTTgatatatgttttatttagTCGTATTCCCCTCTGGGAAATATGTAGTAGAACTGATTCACTAATTACCCAAAGCAAACAGAacaaaagtggaaaactgGGAAAGCTATGCACAAACGAACATAAAATACGCTGTCGAATTACTAAAAGCTAAGCTGGCTCAAATTCTGTAATTTaacacttttgatttttactTACTTACTGACTTTTACTGGGCTTTGTCTTCGAAATCGGCAAACAAAACATGAATAAACTAATGTTTTAGTTAGCGAATTTATCAGATGATGAGAGAGGAATTATCACTGGGGATAACCAGTTCTTAATAGTTTTCCGTACAATataaagcaaaatatttatattttttatttgctttatgtGGAATTAATAGTTTCGTAATTTCCTTTTCAAATAGGTATACAATTGTAATATACAATGTATAAACGTTTGTTACCTGAAACATCACCATTACATTATTTACGGCTTTAAATAGATAAGATATTAGTTTTGTTTATCACGCTCTGTTGTAGTGTTTAGGTGTTTCCTCATTTTGGGCTAATCTGTGAAACGAAATAGGTCGAATCCCTTTGCCACCGCTGATAACAActcaaaaaagcaaaaaacaatacaaattgTTACAATGTTTGGCCGAGCAGTATTCGATAGATGATAAAAGGTttcgaatggaaatgggaggCCGAGAATGGAGCGATTTGAACTGATTGCACTGTACAGCTGTGCGCGATTCGTTTGGGTTGATAATTAGATGTAGTCAATGTGACCCGCCCCCCAATCTTCCAccgcccccctcccccacAAGCCCCCTATAACTTGGCTATCTACGCCTATTGTACGCTTAAACGGTTTCTGTTTTATGTGCTGTTCTTTTCCctcgttgctgctgctttttgctaaaagcaaaaagcgtTTAACCGGTTTGTTTCGAAACAAACagagaaaaccgaaaacagaACAAGCCAAGATtatagtgtgtgtgtgtgtctgtgtgtgtgtgtacaagTTGGCTCTGATGAATAACGTTAACTTTGAAGAAATATCTGCTGGCTTTTTTTGTATCTCGTGTGGAAGTTAACCGGATCGGATAGGAAATGTGGTTATGAGCGGATGGCATCAACGGGAAAAGTGTTGACGCTTCTTAACTGATTTTAAATatgggaaattaattaaacgaTCTTGTTGTTGTAAATAATATCTTTTAAGTATGCTGCTGCTTATTTGAATAAGCAAAATCTACTTCTAAGTACTGAAAGCAGGCCAATAAAAGTCAACTATCTTGCCACTTTCGACCTTATCTTTCAGATAGGCTATCAAGCGATTTCATTATTGTGCGAAATTAAATACCTATAATTTATAAGGGTATCACATTTCTGCCAACGCGACTTTCCGgattaaattacaattatttcTAAATCAATTGGGCTGGTCTATAAATAGAACCGAAGTGAGTTAGTTTGGTGTGCTCAAAAATGCCAAGCAACTCGAACGTGTTTTGAATGTAAATCAACTTCAGGCGGCGGAGATTTTGTCAATAAAATTTCACCAAGACCCTGAATGTTTTATGGTTACCTTCATCCGCTTAACGAAATTTACTGAGATAAGAACTTTTTCGCCTTTAAACTCCCATCAATTTGAACTTTGCTCCGAAACTTTGTGGGCGCTATGGAAAAGTGCTCATAAATTCAAGTTGAAACCCCTTCTATTTGCTGCTTCATTTCACCTATCACACGGCTGCACCTTCCCACTCCCcctcaaaaatgtttttccacACAGTTCCCTTcgctttttccttttttttttgtgtacttttttgTGTTAAAGCAACTATAAATTTACTTTGTCTGCCCTTTTTGCCAGCTTTTGTTTACTCGGTTTATTTTTAGTGAGCGAAGCGTATACATGCACACATATCTAACAACCTACCAACTCAATTGCTGACTGGACAAAATTGGAAAACAAATACGTAAAATCACTTAAACTTCGCTACATTTCGCTGTCAtattcagttttcagtttccagCCAGGAAAATTTGCGTTCGCAATGTATGCAATATCATTTCACAAACAATTTAGTGACTCAAcgggaaaatattttatactcGGGTTTTTCGTTATCCAAATTGGCCACGTTTTTCGTTGGAGTCTCAAATTGCTTGtcaaacttaacttgttgTTCTCATTTCAT from Drosophila yakuba strain Tai18E2 chromosome 3L, Prin_Dyak_Tai18E2_2.1, whole genome shotgun sequence carries:
- the LOC6534183 gene encoding uncharacterized protein LOC6534183 translates to MSSEDEDSRVERRFCAIGNHTLRKPFRELNNKYLVHFAWRLNSEIRVGQLICCKCYTHLVRLYRKKNDNAKQHKMARENAASVTDVSGSQFSQQSAITSATAGTAAQESQNSSQSSDFGASYSQGVVTADGVMGSSGNSSHESDNVPTTSAAAIRKRQLARTNNTAKPTQRKSLALTTPDSDDYDPNSNLSLNAVNGTRLPHIQPIPKRRPTVLDQPFMDIYLQGTTGG